The stretch of DNA GATGAAGGCCATTGGCACGTTGTGTATAAAGAAGTTCATACAGAACAAATTGAAGCGATAAAAAAGGATGAACATACAAAAGAACTCATACTATCAAGAGACTTAGGATATGCAGCTTTAAATGAGTCCCAAAATGAAAATAAACCTTATGTTTTTATTAAGCAATATAATGAACAAGGTTTTAAAAATTTCCCAATCGAATTAAAAGAAGGTAGACTACCAAAGTCTGAAAACGAAATTGTTATTTCTCATGAAATTAAAAGAAATGCGAAGGTAGATTATCAAATAGGTGATGAATTAACGTTTGATGTAGGTAATCGTTGGACGGAAGCGACTATAGAGCCTTTAACCCAAACCGATTCATTACAAAGGGGAGAAACTGGAGTTATTGAAGAAATTCGTACCGAAATAGCTCAAACCTATACGGTAGTTGGAATAATAGAGCGGCCGACATGGGAGCCGACGTGGTCGCCGGGTTATACAATTATTAATTATATTGATGAAAAAAACTTAACAGAAAACGAAACGGTAAATGCGATTGTTGTTGTGAACAAGGTGAACCGTTCTATTTATAAAAATGCCGAAAAGTTAGCCGAAAAGCTCGACATCCCTTCTAAAAGTTTTAACAATGAATTGCTTCGCTACTACGGAGTTACGAATGTAGATACGTTACATGTCACATTATATTCACTATGTGGAATTATTATGGGGATTATTATTATCGGGTCGATATCCTTAATATATAATGCTTTTGCGATAAGTGTATCAGAACGTGCGAGACATTTAGGGATGCTTGCTAGTGTGGGAGCGACGAAGAAACAAAAAAGAAATTCCGTGTTCTTTGAAGGTATCATAATTGGGGGAATTAGTATCCCAATCGGAATTGTCTCAGGTATTGCTGGAATAGGCGTTACTTTCTATTTTATAAACACTTTCATAAATGAAGCGCTAAATACTACCGAAAGTTTATCTGTAGTTGTAACTCCGATGACGATATTTGTTGCTTGCTTCGTTTCTGCTTTGACAATCTTCTTATCTACTTATATACCAGCAAGAAAGGCATCGAAAGTATCAGCCATTGATGCAATCCGTCAAACGGAAGATGTGAAGCTTACAGGTAAAAAAGTAAAAACATCTAAACTTGTTCGTAAGCTCTTTGGTATCGAAGCGGAAATCGGGTTGAAAAACTTGAAAAGAAACAAAAGACGATATCAAGCTACCGTATTTTCACTAGTCATCAGTATTGTCTTGTTTCTAACTGTAGCTTTTTTCACATCCAACTTACAAAAATCAGTAGAGCTTTCCCAAGACAATATTAATTTTGATATTCAAATTTCTGGTAGTAA from Sutcliffiella cohnii encodes:
- a CDS encoding ABC transporter permease gives rise to the protein MNIVNKLTVRHLKENKRRTLVTIIGVIISVAMITAVATLGVSFLDLLKRQSIADEGHWHVVYKEVHTEQIEAIKKDEHTKELILSRDLGYAALNESQNENKPYVFIKQYNEQGFKNFPIELKEGRLPKSENEIVISHEIKRNAKVDYQIGDELTFDVGNRWTEATIEPLTQTDSLQRGETGVIEEIRTEIAQTYTVVGIIERPTWEPTWSPGYTIINYIDEKNLTENETVNAIVVVNKVNRSIYKNAEKLAEKLDIPSKSFNNELLRYYGVTNVDTLHVTLYSLCGIIMGIIIIGSISLIYNAFAISVSERARHLGMLASVGATKKQKRNSVFFEGIIIGGISIPIGIVSGIAGIGVTFYFINTFINEALNTTESLSVVVTPMTIFVACFVSALTIFLSTYIPARKASKVSAIDAIRQTEDVKLTGKKVKTSKLVRKLFGIEAEIGLKNLKRNKRRYQATVFSLVISIVLFLTVAFFTSNLQKSVELSQDNINFDIQISGSNTTVEEDLRPLMNVDFVTESTLLEEVQLHAWIEENQIAEELKQVVKEDPSVLEDGKYPYYVEVIGLDEESYEAYAKEVGVNIDSIHEDGVLPAIVIDQVSYKDYDLNKVIETKTIHTTRGESIDLFNLNYETGERSYVNSVTIAALTDKIPMGVHTAHPGGLNIIVSASTLGQLLSDGFEGESYKYLYLSSSNPMATQEAIEEVKSPNLYVYNIFKNRQQSEQVILLMSVFTYGFIVLISAISVANIFNTISTSISLRKREFAMLKSVGMTPSGFNRMMNYESIFYGLKALLYGLPISIVVMILMYLSFNNTFEYGFSLPWLEIIFVIIAIFVIVGSSMLYSIKKVKKQNIIEGLKQENI